Proteins encoded in a region of the Brevefilum fermentans genome:
- a CDS encoding thiolase C-terminal domain-containing protein — MPEKKLKRGVAVAGVGLSKFGAFPEKNSRDLFVEAFLDLMGSMKGFDPHQIEAFYLGNFSSDQFEKQAHLAPILASWVGLSPISTLRIEDACASSGVALRQAALAIASGQYDVVLVGGVEKMTSLEIAAVTEALGTAADAQFEVSVGFTFPGFYAAMATAYMHEFQADPKAFYHVSIKNHNNGALNEYAQFRQTIREIMESKKERAAQKGRPVPAWEDEFDFLSDPKGNPMVAWPMALFDCSPVSDGAAVALLVSEEIANSFTETPIYMIGSGQASDGALPERENLYSIPAALEAGRQAYQMANLGPDDIDIAEVHDCFTIAEIIATEDLGFFDRGKGWQAAIEGKTARDGIRPVNTSGGLKAKGHPVGATGVGQVAEIWKQLNGIAGERQVQGNPKIGLTHNVGGTGQTCVVNIFERRA; from the coding sequence ATGCCAGAGAAAAAATTAAAAAGGGGAGTCGCGGTTGCTGGCGTTGGCCTTAGCAAATTCGGCGCCTTTCCAGAAAAGAATTCACGCGATCTTTTTGTTGAAGCATTCCTGGATTTAATGGGTTCAATGAAAGGCTTTGACCCTCATCAGATTGAGGCCTTCTACCTGGGAAATTTCAGCAGCGATCAATTTGAAAAACAAGCCCATCTTGCTCCAATCCTGGCAAGTTGGGTCGGTCTTTCTCCGATATCAACACTTCGCATAGAAGATGCGTGTGCATCAAGCGGCGTGGCTCTCAGGCAAGCGGCTTTAGCAATAGCTTCAGGACAATACGATGTTGTCCTGGTCGGTGGCGTGGAAAAGATGACAAGCCTGGAAATCGCTGCCGTTACTGAAGCCTTAGGGACTGCAGCTGATGCTCAATTTGAGGTCTCAGTTGGCTTCACATTCCCGGGCTTTTACGCTGCTATGGCAACGGCTTACATGCATGAATTTCAAGCCGACCCAAAAGCTTTTTATCATGTCAGCATTAAGAACCATAATAATGGTGCGCTGAATGAATATGCTCAATTTAGACAGACCATCCGGGAAATCATGGAAAGCAAAAAAGAACGTGCAGCTCAGAAAGGCCGACCTGTTCCAGCGTGGGAAGACGAATTTGATTTCTTGAGCGACCCCAAAGGTAATCCAATGGTCGCGTGGCCAATGGCGCTTTTTGACTGTTCACCCGTATCTGATGGGGCAGCAGTTGCCTTGTTGGTCTCAGAAGAGATTGCAAATTCGTTTACAGAGACACCAATTTATATGATTGGAAGTGGTCAGGCCAGCGATGGCGCATTGCCTGAAAGAGAAAACCTTTACAGCATCCCTGCAGCGTTAGAAGCGGGCAGGCAAGCCTACCAGATGGCGAATCTTGGCCCGGACGATATTGATATCGCCGAAGTCCATGATTGCTTTACTATTGCTGAAATCATTGCCACAGAAGACTTGGGCTTCTTTGACCGTGGTAAGGGCTGGCAGGCGGCTATTGAGGGTAAGACAGCCCGCGACGGTATCCGTCCGGTGAACACCTCTGGTGGATTGAAAGCCAAAGGTCATCCTGTTGGTGCCACAGGTGTCGGTCAGGTTGCCGAAATATGGAAACAATTAAACGGTATTGCGGGTGAAAGACAGGTTCAGGGCAATCCGAAAATTGGGTTAACGCACAATGTCGGTGGGACCGGACAAACCTGTGTCGTTAATATTTTCGAACGGAGAGCGTAA
- a CDS encoding ABC transporter ATP-binding protein → MNMKHSQDDILVLDHIHTFIGQFHILEGVSVRVPKGSITVLLGRNGAGKTTTLKSILGLTPPQEGKVIFEGIEIQGKRAYDVANLGIGYVPEHRAIFRALSVMENLKLAERKKGDFDRNSDFIFDLFPDLKRLYKLPGNHLSGGQQQMLAVARALVPDNKLLLIDEPSEGLAPILIQQMMEAIRVLSEKTTILMVEQNFIMASQLAQKFTIIDDGQSVQEGMMSDLVNDTDMIHQYLGASIKTRKELEMEHGSQ, encoded by the coding sequence ATGAATATGAAGCATTCACAAGACGACATTCTGGTATTAGATCATATTCACACGTTTATCGGTCAATTCCACATTTTGGAAGGCGTTTCGGTCAGGGTGCCCAAAGGATCAATAACGGTTTTATTGGGGCGAAATGGCGCAGGAAAAACAACCACCCTTAAATCAATTTTAGGTTTAACACCTCCTCAAGAGGGAAAGGTTATCTTCGAAGGAATAGAGATTCAAGGGAAAAGAGCATACGATGTCGCCAATCTGGGAATTGGTTATGTTCCAGAGCACCGGGCTATTTTCCGCGCGCTTTCTGTAATGGAGAACTTGAAACTGGCTGAACGGAAAAAAGGTGATTTTGACCGCAACTCCGATTTTATTTTCGATCTGTTCCCAGACTTAAAAAGACTGTATAAACTGCCTGGCAACCATCTTTCAGGAGGGCAGCAACAAATGCTAGCAGTTGCTCGAGCATTGGTCCCCGATAATAAACTGTTGTTAATTGATGAACCCAGCGAAGGGTTAGCGCCCATCCTAATTCAACAAATGATGGAAGCCATTCGCGTGCTGAGCGAAAAGACAACCATCCTGATGGTGGAACAGAATTTCATCATGGCCAGCCAACTGGCCCAAAAATTTACAATCATTGATGATGGTCAGAGTGTTCAAGAAGGAATGATGAGTGATCTGGTCAATGATACCGATATGATACATCAATACCTAGGCGCCAGCATAAAAACACGTAAAGAATTGGAGATGGAACATGGATCCCAATAA
- a CDS encoding acetyl-CoA hydrolase/transferase family protein, whose amino-acid sequence MPPKQFSDKYISLSDAVSMVKSHQSIGIGIAGSEPPGLFTALAERAKDLEDVRCWTCLPMRSYDIFTKPEMAGRIFNENWFYSASDRQCHPEGRVSYVPNNLHRAAADKLVSTKGHLDNFWGTATPPNKDGYMSLSLGIVVQKDLLEAASLKIIEVNSNLPWVYGDTLVHVSEVDYLVENHVPLVELTSEPPTEVEKKIGHYIADLIEDGSTIQLGIGGIPNAITADIMERKDLGIHTEMLVDGMVDLMEAGVVNNRKKTLHPGKSIGAFALGTSKLYKFINRNKDVELYRGRYTNDPYIVAQNYKMISVNTALQVDILGQVCSQSIGTRQFSGTGGQLDTHRGAQMSPGGRGIIALRSTAKNGSISTIVPTLAPGAGVTVPSQDVDTIITEFGVAELRGLTVKGRLEALIAIAHPNFRDWIRDEAHRLGIVPKTIF is encoded by the coding sequence ATGCCACCCAAACAATTTTCAGATAAATATATATCCCTGTCGGATGCCGTTTCGATGGTTAAATCTCATCAGAGCATTGGGATCGGAATCGCTGGATCTGAGCCGCCGGGATTATTTACAGCTCTTGCAGAACGCGCAAAGGATTTGGAAGACGTTCGTTGCTGGACGTGCTTACCCATGCGTTCCTATGATATTTTTACAAAGCCGGAAATGGCCGGACGAATTTTTAATGAAAACTGGTTTTACAGTGCTTCTGATCGCCAATGTCATCCTGAGGGCCGTGTATCCTACGTGCCGAATAACTTGCATCGTGCCGCTGCAGATAAACTGGTTTCAACCAAAGGACATTTGGATAATTTTTGGGGAACAGCAACACCCCCAAACAAAGATGGTTATATGTCCCTGTCTTTAGGGATTGTTGTTCAGAAAGATTTATTAGAAGCAGCAAGTTTAAAGATTATCGAGGTGAATTCCAACCTCCCGTGGGTTTATGGTGACACCCTAGTGCATGTCTCTGAAGTGGATTACCTGGTTGAGAATCACGTACCTCTAGTGGAATTGACATCCGAACCTCCTACCGAGGTTGAGAAAAAAATCGGGCACTATATTGCAGATTTGATTGAGGATGGATCCACAATTCAACTGGGCATTGGTGGAATCCCCAATGCCATCACTGCAGACATTATGGAACGCAAGGATTTAGGTATCCACACCGAGATGCTTGTCGATGGCATGGTTGATCTGATGGAAGCCGGTGTGGTTAACAATCGAAAGAAGACACTCCACCCTGGTAAATCAATCGGTGCATTTGCTTTAGGTACCAGCAAACTTTACAAGTTCATTAATCGTAACAAAGATGTGGAATTGTATCGAGGTCGTTATACCAACGACCCTTATATCGTAGCCCAGAATTACAAAATGATCAGTGTCAATACAGCCTTACAGGTGGACATTCTCGGTCAGGTGTGTTCACAAAGCATCGGTACCCGACAATTTAGTGGAACAGGTGGTCAGTTGGACACGCATCGTGGTGCGCAGATGTCTCCGGGTGGCCGCGGCATCATTGCGCTGCGATCAACGGCAAAAAATGGCAGCATTTCAACAATTGTTCCAACACTGGCACCCGGAGCTGGCGTGACCGTTCCCAGCCAGGACGTGGATACGATCATCACAGAATTTGGTGTTGCAGAATTAAGAGGACTGACTGTTAAAGGGAGATTGGAAGCATTAATTGCCATTGCTCATCCCAACTTCAGAGATTGGATCCGAGACGAAGCGCATCGTCTCGGTATCGTTCCTAAAACAATTTTCTAA
- a CDS encoding branched-chain amino acid ABC transporter permease gives MDPNNKRKIIISIVAVIVVASIIGVYLYTGKEPFIRTTLSGLTLGSLFFMVAAGLSLIFGLMDVLNFAHGAMFMLGAYMGWQLYTNPTFIFGILPTITALTCGVMMTPVIKPFLIRWKISGKWQRALPKIAYVLAVVILLVAFLNFDIMELANTAMVAATTTTVGNPLAEITPQEPLGQFWYRPLCLIISGLLVAFASSKPGAKTEFAPKEDLLKKAIAPIALLILTVIATLVRESAPIAILLMNGNWRFLIAIAVAVGFGFMFGTLVEVTLIRPLYIRPFFIVLMTLGLSFVIRELVQLLWDPLAYQMVRPPLFAQPGKAENLLGWLRNGNATINISGVTFPTYRLFVIFLGLLMFAIVMIIMTKTRLGMIIRAGVQDPQMVEALGINVKRVFTFVFAFGVALAALGGIGAGPFLPIQPLMGDQFQMLGFITVVIGGMGSYVGAFVGAIILGMGRAFGDYFALKFSLSPAIAEASTVIIMVVVLLIKPQGLFGKKE, from the coding sequence ATGGATCCCAATAATAAAAGAAAAATTATCATCTCAATTGTTGCTGTCATTGTTGTTGCATCTATCATTGGTGTTTACCTTTACACCGGTAAGGAGCCATTTATCCGCACAACACTCTCTGGTTTAACCCTGGGATCCTTATTTTTTATGGTTGCTGCCGGGTTGTCCCTGATTTTTGGTTTGATGGACGTTTTGAATTTTGCCCATGGCGCCATGTTCATGTTGGGAGCGTATATGGGCTGGCAGTTATATACCAATCCGACCTTCATCTTTGGCATACTGCCCACGATTACTGCCTTAACCTGTGGTGTAATGATGACCCCGGTTATTAAGCCATTTTTGATCCGCTGGAAGATTTCAGGAAAATGGCAAAGGGCGCTGCCAAAGATAGCCTACGTACTGGCTGTAGTGATTCTTCTCGTTGCATTCCTTAATTTCGATATCATGGAATTGGCTAATACGGCTATGGTAGCGGCAACAACCACAACGGTGGGTAATCCTCTAGCGGAAATCACTCCTCAAGAGCCGCTTGGGCAATTCTGGTATCGACCGTTATGCCTGATTATTTCAGGGTTGCTGGTTGCTTTCGCCTCATCAAAGCCTGGTGCGAAGACCGAATTTGCGCCAAAAGAAGATCTTCTTAAAAAAGCAATTGCTCCTATCGCTCTGTTGATCCTAACGGTCATCGCTACTTTAGTTCGTGAATCCGCTCCCATTGCGATATTGTTGATGAACGGCAATTGGAGATTCCTGATCGCAATTGCCGTCGCGGTTGGCTTCGGGTTTATGTTTGGCACACTGGTTGAAGTCACTTTGATCAGGCCCTTGTATATACGGCCTTTCTTTATCGTGTTGATGACCTTAGGTCTCAGCTTTGTGATTCGTGAATTAGTTCAATTACTCTGGGATCCATTAGCATATCAAATGGTGCGACCGCCGTTGTTTGCTCAGCCCGGAAAAGCTGAAAATTTATTGGGATGGCTGCGAAACGGAAACGCGACCATTAACATTTCCGGAGTGACCTTCCCAACGTATCGCCTTTTTGTCATCTTCTTGGGATTATTAATGTTCGCTATCGTCATGATTATCATGACAAAGACACGTTTAGGGATGATTATCCGAGCCGGAGTCCAGGACCCACAAATGGTAGAAGCCCTGGGAATTAATGTCAAGCGAGTGTTTACCTTTGTTTTTGCCTTTGGTGTCGCCCTTGCGGCGCTTGGTGGGATTGGCGCAGGGCCTTTCCTGCCCATTCAACCCTTGATGGGAGATCAATTCCAGATGCTGGGATTCATTACCGTTGTCATTGGGGGGATGGGCAGTTACGTGGGTGCGTTTGTAGGTGCGATCATTCTTGGTATGGGACGTGCATTCGGTGATTACTTCGCGCTGAAATTCTCCCTATCGCCAGCGATCGCAGAAGCGTCAACAGTGATTATTATGGTGGTTGTCCTGCTCATCAAGCCCCAGGGCCTTTTTGGGAAAAAGGAGTAA
- a CDS encoding Zn-ribbon domain-containing OB-fold protein has protein sequence MEAYSMNSQDFFEALEAGVLIGSHCLDCGTKSIPQRQICPKCLGSRTEIVEYSGKGFLAAFTVVYVPSSMMANNGFDSKNPYCVGIVELDEGPKISAQILDVDLSNPESISIGTKLVMASAKNNAGENQKPHLAFRPV, from the coding sequence ATGGAAGCTTATTCGATGAACAGTCAAGATTTCTTCGAAGCATTAGAGGCAGGAGTATTGATTGGGTCTCACTGTTTGGATTGTGGTACCAAGTCTATCCCTCAACGACAAATTTGCCCTAAATGCCTTGGCTCTCGGACAGAGATCGTTGAATACTCTGGAAAAGGTTTCCTGGCAGCTTTTACCGTGGTCTATGTTCCCTCTTCAATGATGGCTAATAATGGTTTTGATAGCAAGAATCCTTACTGCGTAGGCATTGTCGAACTGGACGAAGGCCCAAAAATTTCTGCTCAGATTCTGGACGTGGATCTAAGCAACCCTGAAAGCATATCCATTGGGACAAAACTGGTCATGGCATCTGCCAAAAATAACGCTGGTGAAAACCAAAAACCTCACCTGGCGTTCCGGCCAGTTTAA
- a CDS encoding substrate-binding domain-containing protein, translating to MKKLRLTILTILVIIPLLVTSCVQKVEEVPEPVEEPVVEEVVVEEPVVEEPVVEEPVVEEVVEEVVEEPVVEEPEEEELGPVLKIGQIGQMSGLMALYGLQQQRGFLMGLEYMSGGKTDDQGRYIIANRPVEVIVKDDEGDPEKAVALALELIERDGVELIQGPVSSASAIALTNIALENEIILMIDPAASSFTTGPYFNPYVFRTARTNFDDTLIIAKYLVENIGPKFAHIGVDNAFGQGSGIALKYSVEQHGGELIADIYAPFETTDFTPYIQQAMDSGAQNLFLTWSGTGYVTLFQNMADMGTLEVMTVGTGFGDNASFAAVFGDDTIGSIGLNVYHYTVPDNPVNDWLVKNHFERFVGEPDGAINAYPDLFTAGGMASAIALAKALEITGGDTSGEKMIPALEGLKFEGPKGTYYIRPEDHVCEQPMNILKLVNLNPDLDGDGINEYRFFETIYVSEYDELGVPCTLAGDFAARCGNLPTIPVE from the coding sequence ATGAAAAAACTACGTTTGACAATATTGACCATTTTGGTGATTATTCCCTTGCTTGTCACCTCGTGCGTCCAAAAAGTTGAGGAGGTTCCTGAACCGGTTGAAGAACCGGTAGTTGAAGAGGTTGTTGTTGAAGAACCCGTTGTTGAAGAACCGGTTGTTGAGGAACCTGTTGTTGAAGAGGTTGTTGAAGAGGTTGTTGAAGAACCCGTTGTTGAAGAACCTGAGGAAGAAGAATTAGGTCCAGTATTGAAAATTGGTCAGATCGGCCAGATGTCAGGTTTAATGGCGCTGTATGGTCTCCAGCAACAGCGTGGCTTTTTGATGGGTCTTGAGTATATGTCGGGTGGAAAAACCGACGATCAGGGTCGCTACATCATTGCCAATCGACCCGTTGAGGTCATCGTGAAGGACGACGAAGGTGATCCTGAGAAAGCAGTCGCATTGGCGCTTGAGTTAATCGAGCGAGACGGCGTTGAGCTGATCCAGGGTCCCGTGTCCTCAGCTAGCGCAATTGCATTGACCAACATTGCCCTTGAGAACGAGATCATTCTGATGATCGATCCCGCCGCTTCTTCTTTCACGACCGGCCCATATTTCAACCCTTACGTGTTCCGAACCGCCCGGACCAACTTTGATGATACCCTGATCATCGCGAAATACCTGGTTGAAAACATCGGACCCAAATTTGCTCATATTGGTGTTGATAATGCTTTTGGGCAGGGTTCTGGTATTGCGCTCAAATACTCTGTTGAACAACATGGTGGTGAATTAATCGCTGATATCTATGCACCCTTTGAAACCACCGACTTCACCCCTTACATTCAGCAGGCAATGGATTCAGGCGCCCAGAACCTGTTCCTGACCTGGTCTGGAACCGGTTATGTGACCTTATTCCAGAACATGGCTGACATGGGCACTCTCGAGGTGATGACAGTCGGCACCGGGTTTGGAGACAATGCATCATTTGCAGCAGTGTTTGGTGACGATACCATCGGCTCAATCGGTTTGAATGTTTACCACTACACAGTTCCTGACAACCCTGTCAATGATTGGTTGGTTAAAAATCACTTTGAGCGCTTTGTGGGTGAACCGGATGGTGCTATCAACGCCTATCCAGACCTTTTCACCGCAGGTGGTATGGCTTCAGCTATTGCTTTGGCAAAAGCACTCGAAATTACCGGTGGCGATACCTCAGGCGAAAAGATGATTCCTGCTCTCGAAGGCCTTAAATTTGAAGGGCCGAAAGGAACCTATTATATTCGCCCCGAAGATCATGTTTGCGAACAGCCAATGAACATTCTCAAACTCGTCAATTTGAATCCAGATCTGGACGGCGACGGGATCAATGAGTACCGTTTCTTCGAAACCATTTATGTTTCTGAATACGACGAGCTGGGCGTGCCCTGTACTTTGGCTGGTGATTTCGCAGCTCGCTGCGGTAACCTTCCAACTATTCCGGTTGAATAA
- a CDS encoding alpha/beta fold hydrolase, which produces MPRIKVNDIELYYELSGPEGAPVLVLSNGIMMGTASWIYQKAQLEQHLRVLLYDCRGMWQSDHPDGPYSMQIHADDLAGLLDKLEIENAHIAGISYGAEVSMVFALLYPEKTKSLIVIAGVSEIHPLLRAQTYPWLLAAERGDPDLLFRASYHLNFAEKWIMDNSAFIETSADRYAQLDMKALTWLMHAFYELDITDQLSRIKAPTLIIAGEEDLIKGSKYAKIISNHIPHSEFAVIPGSGHVICLEKPGILNTLLLGFVIKNSGSA; this is translated from the coding sequence GTGCCGCGAATTAAGGTCAACGACATAGAACTATATTATGAACTTTCAGGCCCGGAAGGCGCACCGGTTCTGGTGCTTTCCAACGGGATTATGATGGGCACAGCCAGTTGGATTTATCAAAAAGCACAATTAGAGCAGCATCTGCGGGTTCTACTTTACGACTGCCGGGGCATGTGGCAATCCGACCATCCTGACGGTCCATATTCCATGCAAATCCATGCAGACGATTTGGCAGGGTTATTGGACAAACTGGAGATCGAAAACGCCCACATTGCAGGGATTTCATATGGCGCCGAAGTCAGCATGGTGTTTGCGCTGTTATATCCTGAGAAAACTAAATCTTTGATTGTCATTGCTGGTGTGAGCGAAATTCACCCGCTGCTCAGGGCACAAACTTATCCTTGGTTGCTGGCAGCAGAAAGAGGCGACCCCGATCTGCTTTTTCGGGCTTCCTACCATCTAAATTTTGCAGAGAAATGGATTATGGATAACTCGGCCTTTATTGAAACTTCCGCTGATCGATATGCTCAGTTAGACATGAAAGCCCTGACCTGGTTGATGCACGCTTTCTATGAACTTGATATCACAGATCAACTTTCAAGGATAAAAGCGCCGACTCTGATCATTGCTGGCGAAGAAGACCTGATCAAAGGGAGCAAATATGCTAAAATTATTTCAAATCATATTCCGCATAGTGAATTTGCAGTTATTCCTGGATCGGGTCATGTCATTTGTTTAGAGAAACCCGGGATTTTGAATACCTTGTTGCTGGGTTTTGTCATTAAAAATTCTGGATCAGCTTGA
- a CDS encoding beta-ketoacyl-ACP reductase, giving the protein MRLIDKVCLITGGAAGIGKATAEKFLAEGARVVICDLDSDAGQAVADELGNGAAFYKVNVTERADVQAWVDDVIETFGRVDVLVNNAGITRDGLFVKFKDGEVVSQMSETDFDLVLNVNLKGVFNCTQAVIPQMIKQGGGVILNASSIVGLYGNFGQTNYAATKFGVIGMTKTWSRELGRYNIRVNAVCPGFILTEMVKKMPEKILEGLAAKTPLGRMGQPEDVANLYAWLASDEASYIHGATISIDGGMVLGT; this is encoded by the coding sequence ATGCGTTTGATCGATAAAGTGTGTTTAATCACCGGCGGTGCAGCGGGGATCGGAAAAGCTACGGCTGAAAAATTCTTAGCTGAGGGCGCCAGAGTTGTTATTTGTGACCTGGATTCAGATGCCGGGCAGGCCGTTGCCGATGAATTGGGCAACGGTGCTGCATTTTATAAAGTGAATGTCACAGAACGGGCTGATGTTCAAGCATGGGTGGATGATGTGATCGAAACATTTGGACGTGTTGATGTTCTGGTCAACAATGCTGGCATCACCCGTGACGGCCTGTTTGTGAAATTCAAAGATGGTGAAGTGGTCAGCCAGATGTCAGAAACAGATTTTGACCTTGTACTCAACGTGAATCTAAAAGGCGTGTTTAATTGCACCCAGGCAGTCATTCCTCAAATGATCAAACAGGGTGGCGGCGTGATCTTAAATGCTTCTTCCATTGTTGGTTTGTATGGCAATTTTGGACAAACCAATTACGCCGCAACAAAATTCGGTGTCATCGGCATGACAAAAACTTGGTCTCGCGAATTGGGGCGCTACAACATACGCGTCAACGCTGTTTGCCCCGGATTTATTCTCACTGAGATGGTCAAAAAGATGCCTGAAAAAATTCTGGAAGGTCTGGCTGCAAAAACACCGCTGGGTCGAATGGGGCAACCTGAAGATGTGGCGAACCTGTATGCTTGGCTGGCAAGCGATGAGGCGTCCTACATTCATGGCGCTACCATCAGCATCGATGGTGGGATGGTTCTCGGGACATAA
- a CDS encoding 3-oxoacyl-ACP synthase III family protein — MQRYGNIIGTGRYLPKNEVTNETFAQWMGEVNPTLAEVVGKFEKSSNIKTRFYADEDMATSDLAVEAAKAALEDAGITPDEVDLIILGTDSPDYITPATSVVVQEKLGAKKAGTFDVGCACASFPTGLALGAGLISTNPHMKHVLVIGAYLMHRLADYKKDVISFFYGDGAGAAVLAPSDKPGFVSSAFFADGSYYPNWGIYAGGTAEPATVENVQSGKTKVRLVTAFPPEVNNEGWPKRIREVAKNGNFSIDEIDFVIFTQVRLNTIELVMEEVGLPIEKAHWIMDKWGYTGSACLPMAFDDARKLGKIKAGDLVVFVGSGVGYNQAAVAFRMQK; from the coding sequence ATGCAACGCTACGGAAATATCATTGGCACAGGCAGATACCTGCCCAAAAATGAAGTTACAAATGAGACTTTTGCTCAATGGATGGGAGAGGTTAACCCGACATTAGCGGAGGTTGTCGGCAAGTTTGAAAAAAGTTCGAACATTAAGACACGTTTTTACGCAGATGAAGATATGGCAACATCTGATTTAGCTGTTGAGGCAGCAAAGGCTGCCCTGGAAGACGCAGGAATTACTCCTGACGAAGTGGACCTGATCATTCTGGGCACGGACTCGCCCGATTACATAACCCCGGCAACATCTGTCGTCGTTCAAGAAAAGCTTGGCGCTAAAAAAGCTGGCACTTTTGATGTCGGTTGTGCTTGTGCCAGCTTCCCGACCGGTTTAGCATTAGGAGCTGGATTAATCAGCACCAATCCGCATATGAAACACGTCCTCGTCATTGGCGCATATCTGATGCATCGCCTGGCTGATTACAAGAAAGATGTGATTAGCTTCTTTTACGGTGATGGGGCAGGGGCAGCTGTTTTAGCACCCAGCGACAAACCGGGTTTCGTTTCCTCAGCATTTTTTGCAGATGGCTCCTACTATCCAAACTGGGGCATTTATGCTGGTGGAACCGCAGAACCTGCAACAGTCGAAAATGTTCAATCGGGCAAGACTAAAGTGCGCCTGGTGACGGCGTTCCCGCCTGAAGTGAACAATGAGGGCTGGCCTAAGCGCATCCGAGAAGTTGCGAAAAACGGCAATTTTTCAATTGATGAAATCGATTTTGTGATTTTCACCCAGGTCAGGTTGAACACCATTGAATTGGTGATGGAAGAGGTTGGCTTGCCCATTGAAAAAGCGCATTGGATCATGGACAAATGGGGTTATACTGGCTCGGCTTGCTTACCAATGGCATTTGACGATGCGAGAAAATTAGGAAAGATCAAGGCGGGCGACCTGGTTGTCTTTGTTGGGTCTGGTGTTGGTTACAACCAGGCCGCTGTGGCTTTTCGTATGCAAAAATAG
- a CDS encoding ABC transporter ATP-binding protein → MAVDDVSITIKKKIMHAIIGPNGAGKTTLFNLLSGVMPPTNGEVFYKGENITNLPPYKRAHLGIGRSYQITNIFPNLTVLENIRLATQARGGDNFKLFRKADDFQSYIDQAREVIKAVDLAGKEAFLAQNLPHGEKRKLELGIMLACDPELLLFDEPTAGMSSEQVPELIDIINRIVQQHERTAILVEHRMDVVMSISDVITVMNQGRILAEGTPSEIASNSQVQTAYLGDLYGELA, encoded by the coding sequence ATGGCTGTCGATGATGTCAGCATCACAATCAAGAAAAAAATAATGCATGCCATCATCGGTCCGAATGGCGCTGGAAAGACAACCCTATTCAATTTATTAAGTGGTGTCATGCCGCCTACAAATGGGGAAGTTTTTTATAAAGGTGAAAACATCACCAATTTACCGCCCTACAAAAGGGCGCATTTGGGAATTGGCCGATCTTATCAAATAACAAATATCTTTCCAAATTTGACTGTTCTGGAAAACATTCGTCTGGCAACTCAGGCAAGGGGAGGTGACAATTTCAAACTCTTTCGGAAAGCAGATGATTTTCAGTCATATATTGATCAAGCGCGGGAAGTGATTAAGGCGGTGGATTTAGCAGGCAAAGAAGCGTTCTTAGCCCAAAACTTACCTCATGGTGAAAAACGCAAACTTGAACTGGGGATCATGCTGGCTTGTGATCCCGAACTTCTATTATTTGATGAACCTACAGCAGGTATGTCATCGGAACAGGTTCCAGAATTAATTGATATCATCAACCGGATCGTGCAGCAGCATGAACGCACAGCCATCTTAGTAGAACATCGTATGGATGTTGTGATGTCAATTTCTGATGTGATTACGGTCATGAACCAGGGTCGTATCCTGGCAGAGGGGACACCGAGTGAGATTGCTAGTAATTCTCAAGTTCAGACAGCCTATTTAGGTGATTTATACGGGGAGCTGGCATGA